The following proteins are encoded in a genomic region of Lachnospiraceae bacterium KM106-2:
- a CDS encoding DNA-binding response regulator, giving the protein MNNAKILVIDDDELILRAVKTALERERFEVTTCNRIANAKDYICQTNYDVIVLDLLMPDLDGFEFIRELRSMNIFTPIIIISGKEEEYNKILGLGLGADDYLTKPFSIHLLISKIKAFIRRNTLYHQSAPTELSSGPFVLNYDTLMITKNGQSLDLTSKERLLLKFLLENPNKVFSKEQLYSHVWNDSAIDDNTIMVYVKRLRNKIEEDPKSPKYLLTVWGIGYQFQT; this is encoded by the coding sequence ATGAATAACGCAAAAATATTGGTCATTGACGATGATGAGCTGATCTTACGCGCTGTAAAAACTGCTTTAGAACGAGAACGCTTTGAAGTAACAACATGTAATCGCATTGCAAATGCTAAAGATTACATCTGTCAAACAAATTATGATGTTATCGTTCTTGATCTGTTGATGCCTGATTTAGACGGCTTTGAATTCATACGAGAACTCCGTTCAATGAATATCTTCACTCCAATTATCATCATTAGTGGAAAAGAAGAAGAATATAATAAGATCTTAGGTCTTGGACTTGGTGCCGATGACTATCTGACCAAACCATTCAGTATCCATTTATTAATTTCCAAGATCAAAGCATTTATTCGAAGAAATACGTTATATCATCAATCAGCTCCGACTGAATTAAGTTCTGGACCATTTGTTCTTAATTATGACACGCTGATGATTACAAAAAATGGGCAGTCATTGGATCTAACTTCTAAAGAGCGTCTATTGTTAAAATTCTTACTTGAAAATCCGAATAAAGTCTTCTCCAAAGAACAACTTTACTCTCATGTATGGAATGATTCCGCTATCGATGACAATACGATCATGGTCTATGTGAAACGCCTGCGTAATAAGATCGAAGAAGATCCCAAGTCGCCAAAATATTTGCTTACCGTATGGGGCATCGGCTATCAATTTCAAACCTAA
- a CDS encoding sensor histidine kinase, whose product MNKKVRNYDRISIVMIVSIMILSSILTFWRVYHEKETSYEGQARIKLSELIGQMEQGQFRKSKYPYINYDLSGTVRHVNGSLLAYQVGDHVKPLEKFENHRDYYQKISSIEKNGTVQSITTFYIPVKEFKEKSSIQRTCSSLLPMFAGVLLLFLLLVLRSHYLRKRILTPMEQISESAQAMIRGNYDVEVQRVYEEQLRENEMGDLIYSFEMMRDELKIRQIREEELKKSSQELISCISHDLRTPIATIQAYGEGLRDGVAQNEKEQKDYVAVIIKKTRLLNEMIGELLEYSNAKLNHLSLEKKEIYFKEFYNRLLQELRPYVEHQGVILEANELKDDAIVMIDPKRILEVIYNLVDNSLKYKRGENDKIHMICEIQESEVWIKVKDHGIGISANDIPHVFDQFYRAEKSRSMSVKGSGLGLSICKYIVEQHGGEIYCRSRKNEGCEIRFSIRIS is encoded by the coding sequence ATGAATAAAAAGGTACGTAATTATGATCGAATCTCTATCGTTATGATCGTAAGCATTATGATACTTAGTTCTATTCTTACCTTTTGGCGCGTTTATCATGAGAAAGAAACTTCTTATGAAGGTCAGGCTAGAATTAAATTATCAGAATTGATCGGTCAGATGGAACAAGGTCAATTTCGTAAAAGTAAATATCCATATATTAATTATGACTTATCGGGAACTGTTCGTCATGTGAACGGTTCCTTACTTGCGTATCAAGTGGGAGATCATGTTAAGCCATTAGAGAAGTTTGAGAATCATAGAGATTACTATCAAAAGATTTCTTCCATAGAGAAGAATGGAACTGTCCAGTCGATTACAACGTTTTACATTCCAGTTAAAGAATTCAAGGAGAAGAGTAGTATTCAGAGGACCTGTTCCTCGTTACTGCCGATGTTTGCAGGAGTACTATTACTTTTCTTGCTTCTAGTACTCCGAAGTCATTATCTGCGCAAACGAATATTGACGCCGATGGAACAGATCAGCGAATCGGCCCAAGCAATGATCCGTGGTAATTATGACGTGGAAGTGCAGCGAGTTTATGAAGAACAGTTAAGAGAGAATGAGATGGGAGATCTTATTTATTCTTTTGAAATGATGAGAGATGAATTAAAGATAAGGCAAATCAGAGAAGAGGAATTAAAGAAATCTTCTCAGGAACTGATCAGTTGTATCTCTCATGATTTAAGAACACCGATCGCAACGATCCAGGCGTATGGAGAGGGACTTCGGGATGGTGTCGCTCAGAATGAGAAGGAACAGAAAGATTATGTCGCGGTCATCATTAAGAAGACTCGCCTTTTAAATGAGATGATCGGAGAATTGTTGGAGTATTCCAATGCAAAATTAAACCATTTATCCTTGGAGAAAAAAGAAATTTATTTTAAGGAGTTTTACAATCGTCTGTTGCAGGAATTACGTCCTTATGTAGAGCATCAAGGAGTCATATTGGAGGCAAATGAGTTAAAGGATGACGCGATCGTTATGATCGATCCCAAACGTATCTTGGAGGTGATCTATAACTTGGTCGACAACAGTCTAAAGTATAAAAGAGGCGAAAATGATAAAATCCACATGATCTGTGAGATACAGGAATCGGAAGTGTGGATCAAAGTAAAGGATCATGGTATCGGGATCAGCGCCAATGATATTCCTCATGTCTTTGATCAATTCTACCGGGCGGAAAAGAGTCGCTCTATGTCGGTCAAAGGATCCGGACTTGGACTATCCATCTGTAAATATATTGTGGAGCAGCATGGAGGAGAGATTTATTGTCGAAGCCGCAAGAATGAAGGCTGCGAGATTAGATTTAGTATACGAATTTCATAG
- a CDS encoding two-component response regulator SA14-24, giving the protein MMKPKILIIEDEAELADILGAYLRLEGYDAVIASDGEDGLRLFYEADPVLILLDIMLPKLDGIEVCKQVRVQSDIPIIMLSAKDGEMDKVIALGVGADDYVTKPYSPLELVARVKAQLRRYAGQVHNDKVNHREHEIHVGRLCLNESSYMASVEGVNLEFTTKEFELLLLLAKSPNQVFSKEQIYQAVWGYSGVCDDNSISVYINRIREKLKRHDLDYIKTIWGAGYKLAVQG; this is encoded by the coding sequence ATGATGAAACCAAAGATTTTGATCATTGAGGATGAAGCGGAATTAGCCGATATCTTAGGAGCTTATCTACGATTAGAAGGTTATGATGCAGTCATTGCATCCGATGGAGAAGACGGATTGCGGTTATTTTATGAGGCAGATCCTGTTCTGATCTTATTAGATATTATGCTTCCCAAATTAGATGGAATTGAAGTCTGTAAGCAAGTACGGGTTCAATCTGATATCCCGATCATCATGCTGTCAGCCAAAGACGGAGAGATGGATAAGGTCATTGCATTAGGGGTTGGAGCCGATGATTACGTCACTAAGCCATATAGCCCACTTGAATTAGTAGCTAGAGTGAAAGCTCAGTTAAGAAGATATGCTGGTCAGGTACATAATGATAAAGTAAATCATAGAGAACATGAAATCCATGTGGGACGACTTTGTTTAAATGAATCGTCCTATATGGCTAGTGTAGAAGGCGTGAATCTGGAGTTTACAACAAAGGAGTTTGAACTTCTTCTCCTCTTGGCAAAGAGTCCAAATCAAGTATTCTCGAAAGAGCAGATTTATCAAGCTGTCTGGGGGTATTCCGGAGTCTGTGACGATAACAGCATCAGTGTATACATTAATCGAATTCGTGAGAAGTTAAAGAGACATGATCTTGATTATATCAAGACAATCTGGGGTGCTGGTTATAAGCTGGCAGTTCAGGGCTAG
- a CDS encoding cell division transporter, ATP-binding protein FtsE codes for MMVKNKMIETNLLCKSFIYDGEINNVIKNLDLTVYDGDFTVICGASGSGKSTLLYSLSGMDAVTTGKVVLNGQDITKCKEKTLAKIRKEKIGFVFQGINLIDNLTVYENILSPSYKTGRNKAQLENEVDEYLDKMGLKDHKKKFPNQLSGGQRQRVAIIRALINHPDVIFADEPTGALNSSQGQDVLDIFSKIHKEGQTIVMVTHDIKAATRGNRVIYLKDGRIDGELNLCDYYEDDPKKREETVYHFLQEKGW; via the coding sequence ATGATGGTTAAAAATAAAATGATCGAGACGAATTTATTATGCAAGAGCTTTATTTATGATGGTGAGATTAATAATGTGATTAAAAATCTGGATTTAACAGTTTATGATGGGGATTTTACGGTGATCTGTGGAGCTAGTGGTTCCGGCAAATCGACACTACTGTATTCATTAAGTGGCATGGATGCAGTTACAACAGGGAAAGTTGTATTAAATGGTCAGGATATTACGAAATGTAAGGAGAAAACGCTGGCTAAGATTCGAAAAGAAAAGATTGGTTTTGTCTTTCAAGGAATCAATTTGATTGATAATCTTACAGTCTATGAGAATATTTTAAGCCCATCTTATAAGACTGGAAGAAATAAAGCTCAGTTGGAAAATGAGGTAGATGAATATCTAGATAAGATGGGACTAAAAGACCACAAAAAGAAGTTCCCAAATCAGTTATCAGGGGGACAGAGACAGCGTGTAGCAATCATAAGAGCACTTATTAATCATCCTGATGTAATCTTTGCAGATGAGCCAACAGGAGCATTGAATTCTTCTCAAGGTCAAGATGTGCTAGATATCTTCTCTAAGATTCATAAGGAAGGACAGACAATCGTTATGGTTACCCATGACATTAAGGCAGCGACAAGAGGAAATCGTGTCATCTATTTAAAAGATGGAAGAATTGATGGAGAATTAAATCTATGTGATTACTATGAAGATGATCCAAAGAAGCGAGAAGAAACGGTGTATCATTTCCTTCAAGAAAAAGGTTGGTAA
- a CDS encoding ABC transporter, permease protein — protein sequence MWLKNFRRRKAQTVLLFVIIFLCSMLLTAALDTMTNIKQPFDVLANETNAASMMVYMHSEKSNINEIKKNFESLPEVDRTTLIKYHPVTEKITYQNKKIEAFMNLTEFQKEFLGKARIKEGTMNTLSHLKDGECAIPICISVKYDIHIGDKIQIHYADRIKSYEVKAVYTNAYTTSTSFDCYIVISKLSQNTKITSDLMVWSKSDPKGETLADRYREKYKIIDGEIFSLLEAKYNNLITANICGGIFLAIGGIMLLVSGLIINFMVRSTMLSDAKKIAVYKTIGYTSGEIEKMYLTFYFVVTSLASIMGIIASKYISDLVLTSFFDNMGAKSNGVNWISNIFCYLVVVIFVLSIISFLIHKTKGVKPVYALNGWSLAHTKKNQNQRFSFSFSPIGIALRDMVRDHKSVIGIIFTSIFTIFSINFAIISLDVALHQREQNNYWLGIDASDYIVEVTKESDFDSVQKITKSQPDIKEGIASRRHTFVGLEQIEGSTISTMSCFSYSNYDEVKLPVVEGTNPSNQNEIAISSKVAKNFDKKVGDYLTVYLEEDQPVDLLISGIYQTYYQLGDSCRLRRDAYTSRKIPLQYNSISIYLKEGTDHSAFVKEMKRALGKKATIIKRTDAYASIMSMIVDPQTKVIPPVMGLVLLIGATNIFCIVMLKNAKSKRRNGIYKTLGYTNAQIMKSNMYYVLIIAAVSMAIAVPAILLLYPKIMLVCIGMFGFIEYPVLYLPGHILAANLGVLFIFVVTAYLSSRSIRKIDVRELVED from the coding sequence ATGTGGTTAAAGAATTTTAGAAGAAGAAAAGCGCAGACGGTTTTGCTGTTTGTTATCATTTTTTTATGCTCCATGTTATTGACAGCAGCACTTGATACGATGACCAATATCAAACAGCCATTTGACGTGTTAGCCAATGAGACGAACGCGGCGTCAATGATGGTCTATATGCATAGTGAGAAAAGTAATATCAATGAAATAAAGAAAAACTTCGAGAGTCTACCAGAAGTGGATCGGACAACATTAATAAAATATCATCCGGTTACAGAAAAAATCACCTATCAGAATAAAAAAATAGAAGCCTTTATGAATTTAACAGAATTTCAAAAAGAATTTTTAGGTAAGGCTAGAATAAAAGAGGGAACAATGAATACACTTTCACATTTAAAAGATGGAGAGTGTGCAATCCCAATTTGTATCAGTGTGAAATACGACATACACATAGGAGATAAGATTCAAATCCATTACGCAGACCGTATTAAGTCTTATGAGGTAAAAGCAGTTTATACGAATGCATATACTACGTCAACCAGCTTTGACTGTTATATCGTTATATCCAAGCTTTCCCAAAATACAAAAATAACATCAGATCTTATGGTCTGGAGCAAAAGCGATCCAAAGGGAGAGACACTTGCCGACAGATACCGTGAAAAATATAAGATCATCGATGGTGAGATCTTTTCGCTATTAGAAGCAAAATATAATAACTTGATCACAGCGAATATTTGTGGCGGTATCTTTTTAGCGATCGGTGGGATCATGCTTCTTGTAAGTGGCCTTATCATTAATTTTATGGTAAGAAGCACTATGCTATCAGATGCAAAGAAGATTGCTGTTTATAAGACGATCGGTTATACCTCTGGTGAGATTGAAAAAATGTATTTGACCTTTTATTTTGTGGTAACATCTCTTGCCAGCATTATGGGGATCATTGCTTCCAAGTATATTTCGGATTTGGTATTAACGTCATTTTTTGATAATATGGGCGCTAAAAGTAATGGAGTCAATTGGATCAGTAATATTTTCTGTTATCTTGTTGTCGTAATATTTGTACTCAGTATCATTAGTTTCTTAATACATAAGACAAAAGGCGTGAAGCCAGTCTATGCTTTAAATGGTTGGAGCTTAGCACATACGAAGAAAAATCAGAATCAGAGATTCAGCTTTAGTTTTTCGCCAATTGGTATCGCACTTCGCGATATGGTAAGAGACCATAAAAGCGTGATCGGAATCATATTTACGAGTATCTTTACTATTTTTAGTATTAACTTTGCGATCATCTCGTTAGATGTAGCATTACATCAAAGGGAACAGAATAACTACTGGCTTGGTATCGATGCCTCTGATTATATCGTAGAGGTAACAAAAGAATCTGATTTTGATTCGGTTCAGAAAATTACAAAGAGTCAGCCGGATATCAAAGAGGGCATTGCAAGCAGACGGCATACCTTTGTAGGCCTAGAACAGATCGAAGGATCCACCATATCCACTATGAGCTGTTTTTCCTATAGTAATTACGATGAGGTGAAGCTTCCCGTGGTAGAAGGAACAAATCCATCGAATCAGAATGAGATTGCCATATCAAGCAAAGTGGCAAAAAATTTCGATAAGAAAGTAGGAGATTACCTCACCGTATATCTAGAGGAAGATCAGCCAGTTGATCTATTGATCAGTGGAATTTATCAGACTTATTATCAATTAGGGGACTCCTGTCGGTTAAGAAGAGATGCCTATACGTCCAGAAAGATTCCTTTACAATATAATAGTATCTCCATTTATCTAAAAGAAGGAACCGATCACAGCGCATTTGTGAAAGAGATGAAGAGAGCATTGGGTAAGAAGGCAACGATCATTAAGAGAACGGATGCTTATGCATCGATCATGAGTATGATCGTAGATCCACAGACGAAAGTAATTCCACCGGTAATGGGATTAGTATTATTGATCGGAGCTACCAATATCTTCTGTATTGTTATGTTAAAGAATGCAAAGAGCAAGAGAAGGAATGGAATCTATAAGACACTCGGTTATACCAATGCGCAGATTATGAAGAGTAATATGTACTATGTACTCATCATTGCTGCGGTATCGATGGCAATTGCAGTGCCAGCAATCTTACTTCTATATCCAAAGATCATGTTAGTCTGTATTGGAATGTTTGGTTTTATTGAGTATCCGGTATTGTATCTTCCAGGGCATATCTTAGCAGCTAACTTAGGTGTTTTATTCATATTTGTGGTCACAGCTTATTTATCAAGCAGAAGTATTAGAAAAATAGATGTTCGTGAATTAGTAGAAGATTAG
- a CDS encoding deoxyadenosine kinase → MVLVIGGMIGLGKTTMAELLADHFQTEVFYESVEDNKILPLFYTASEDEILEKRYPFLLQLWFLDTRFKAIKKALVDENNVLDRSIYEDWYFARKNLELGRISDLEMEVYENLLSNMMDELEELPKKAPDLMVYLKGSFETVLDRIRKRGRDFEIDESLEQYYRFLWEGYDNWVQNHYDASQVLIIDMDQTDIVSNEDDKVRVIQQVEEKLKQFRS, encoded by the coding sequence GTGGTGCTTGTAATCGGGGGAATGATTGGTCTTGGCAAGACTACGATGGCAGAATTATTGGCTGACCATTTTCAAACGGAAGTATTTTATGAAAGCGTAGAGGATAATAAAATATTACCGTTATTTTATACCGCTTCTGAGGATGAAATTCTAGAAAAAAGATATCCATTCCTTTTACAGCTTTGGTTTTTAGATACAAGATTTAAAGCGATCAAGAAAGCTCTTGTAGATGAGAATAATGTATTAGACCGTAGTATTTATGAAGACTGGTATTTTGCGAGAAAGAATCTAGAATTAGGACGTATCTCTGACTTGGAAATGGAAGTGTATGAGAATCTTTTATCCAATATGATGGATGAACTAGAGGAATTACCAAAGAAAGCGCCTGACTTAATGGTTTATCTAAAAGGAAGCTTTGAGACGGTTCTAGATCGCATTCGTAAACGCGGCCGTGATTTTGAAATTGATGAAAGCCTCGAGCAGTACTATCGTTTCTTATGGGAAGGATATGACAATTGGGTGCAAAATCATTATGATGCTAGCCAAGTATTGATCATTGACATGGATCAAACAGATATTGTAAGCAACGAAGACGATAAAGTTCGTGTCATTCAACAAGTAGAGGAAAAATTAAAACAGTTCCGTTCATAA
- a CDS encoding alkylphosphonate utilization operon protein PhnA, producing MQNLPNCPKCNSEYVYEDGHMLVCPECAYEWMAGQETEAEEEAYVVKDVNGNILNDGDSVTVIKDLKIKGSSLVVKQGTKVKNIRLVEGDHDIDCKIDGIGAMSLKSEFVKKL from the coding sequence ATGCAAAACCTACCAAACTGCCCAAAATGTAATTCAGAATATGTTTATGAGGATGGACACATGCTTGTATGCCCTGAATGTGCATATGAATGGATGGCAGGACAAGAGACTGAAGCAGAAGAGGAAGCTTATGTTGTAAAAGATGTAAATGGAAATATCTTAAACGATGGGGATTCTGTTACAGTAATCAAAGATCTAAAGATCAAAGGAAGTTCTCTTGTAGTCAAACAAGGAACGAAAGTGAAAAATATTCGCCTTGTAGAAGGAGATCATGATATCGATTGTAAAATTGATGGAATCGGCGCCATGAGCTTAAAGTCTGAATTTGTCAAGAAATTGTAA
- a CDS encoding Fe-S oxidoreductase has product MNDKKLGFGLMRLPLLNVNDPTSIDIEQTKKMVDIFLERGFTYFDTAWMYCGFKSENAAKVVLVDRYPREVYTLATKLHAGFIKTKEDRDRIFQEQLHKTGVTYFDYYLLHDMGSHHYDIYNKLDCFNWLVKKKEEGLVKKIGFSFHDNAKLLDQILTEHPEMEFVQLQLNYLDWDSEGVQSRKCYEVAKKHGKPVIVMEPVKGGTLAEVPQRVEDILKSYHPDLSISSWAIRFAASKENVMMVLSGMSNMEQLLDNTSYMSDFKPLNEEEERIVTKAVDLINSNIMIPCTGCSYCTDGCPMNIAIPKYFSLYNADKQETTKKDWTSQGEYYTNLNKTFGKASECIACGQCEGVCPQHLSIIENLKKVANYFEK; this is encoded by the coding sequence GATATCTTCTTAGAACGAGGCTTTACTTACTTTGATACGGCTTGGATGTACTGTGGATTCAAAAGTGAAAATGCAGCGAAAGTAGTATTAGTGGATCGTTATCCAAGAGAAGTCTATACACTTGCTACCAAATTACATGCAGGTTTTATTAAGACAAAAGAGGACCGAGATCGAATCTTTCAGGAACAGTTACATAAGACAGGAGTTACTTATTTTGATTATTATTTGTTACATGATATGGGCTCCCATCATTATGATATCTATAATAAATTAGATTGTTTTAATTGGTTAGTAAAGAAGAAGGAAGAGGGATTGGTAAAGAAAATCGGTTTCTCTTTTCATGACAATGCTAAATTATTAGATCAGATCCTTACGGAGCATCCGGAAATGGAATTCGTACAGCTTCAGCTGAACTATCTTGATTGGGACAGTGAGGGAGTACAGTCACGAAAATGTTATGAAGTAGCCAAAAAGCATGGAAAACCAGTTATTGTTATGGAGCCGGTTAAGGGAGGTACTCTTGCAGAGGTACCACAAAGAGTGGAAGACATCTTAAAAAGCTATCATCCTGATCTCTCGATATCTTCTTGGGCTATCCGGTTTGCCGCAAGTAAAGAGAATGTCATGATGGTATTAAGCGGGATGAGTAACATGGAACAATTACTGGATAATACTAGTTATATGAGTGATTTTAAGCCACTAAATGAAGAGGAAGAAAGAATTGTAACCAAGGCAGTCGATTTGATCAATTCGAATATTATGATTCCTTGTACAGGATGCTCTTATTGTACGGATGGCTGTCCGATGAATATTGCCATACCGAAATATTTTTCTTTATATAATGCAGATAAACAGGAGACAACAAAGAAGGATTGGACATCCCAAGGAGAGTATTATACTAATCTGAATAAGACCTTTGGCAAGGCAAGTGAGTGTATTGCATGTGGCCAATGTGAGGGTGTATGTCCACAACATTTATCGATCATTGAGAACCTAAAGAAAGTTGCGAACTATTTTGAAAAGTAG